A genome region from Triticum aestivum cultivar Chinese Spring chromosome 2B, IWGSC CS RefSeq v2.1, whole genome shotgun sequence includes the following:
- the LOC123041928 gene encoding xyloglucan endotransglucosylase/hydrolase protein 24-like, giving the protein MALSSKQVHACVVLVVLCIAARTAAAWGRIDDGLEVNWGRGSHGTVSADGQVVSLSLDRNSGSGFRSKDTYLYARIDLQIKLAPGNSAGTVTTCYFLSEGSWANHDEIDLEFLGNSTGEPYTLHTNVYINGTGSKEQQFHLWFDPTADFHTYSIVWTPLHLLVLVDGTPIRELKNHADRGVAYPSWQRMRLYGSLWNAEDWATQGGRVKTDWSLAPFVAQYRNFTATTSSPGAGGGYYDQEMDATAQQAMKWARGTYMVYNYCADSARFPYGSPPECYMP; this is encoded by the exons ATGGCGTTGAGCTCGAAGCAGGTTCATGCCTGCGTAGTGCTCGTGGTGCTCTGCATTGCCGCGCGGACGGCGGCGGCCTGGGGCAGAATCGACGACGGCCTGGAGGTGAACTGGGGCCGTGGCAGCCACGGGACGGTCTCGGCCGACGGCCAGGTCGTCTCGCTGTCGCTCGACCGCAACTCCGGCTCCGGCTTCCGGTCCAAGGACACGTACCTCTACGCGCGCATCGACCTGCAGATCAAGCTCGCACCCGGCAACTCCGCCGGCACAGTCACCACGTGCTAC TTCTTGTCGGAGGGATCATGGGCGAACCACGACGAGATCGACCTGGAGTTCCTGGGCAACTCCACCGGCGAGCCCTACACTCTGCACACCAACGTCTACATCAACGGCACCGGCAGCAAGGAGCAGCAGTTCCACCTCTGGTTCGACCCCACCGCCGACTTCCACACCTACTCCATCGTCTGGACTCCCCTGCACCTCCT TGTGCTGGTGGACGGCACGCCGATCCGGGAGCTGAAGAACCACGCAGACAGGGGCGTGGCGTACCCGTCGTGGCAGCGGATGCGGCTGTACGGGAGCCTGTGGAACGCCGAGGACTGGGCCACGCAGGGCGGCCGCGTCAAGACGGACTGGTCGCTGGCGCCCTTCGTCGCGCAGTACCGCAACTTCACCGCCACcacctcgtcgccgggcgccggcgGCGGGTACTACGACCAGGAGATGGACGCGACGGCGCAGCAGGCCATGAAGTGGGCGCGGGGCACGTACATGGTGTACAACTACTGCGCGGACAGCGCGAGGTTCCCCTACGGCTCGCCGCCCGAGTGCTACATGCCGTAG